ACCCATCACGAAGTACTGCAGTTCCGGATTCTCAAGGGATCCAACCACCGTTTTCAACTCATCCTCAGTTAACTCAAAATTGGTAAGAGCAGATGCGGCGGCTTCACTGACGCGGTAATCCGAACCCTTCAACAGCTTCAGTAATTCTGCTTTCGCCTGCTCCTGCTGCTGTTTCGAGAGTGACTTCTGACGGCTCCTCAATGCCCGGGCTGCGTGCAGGCGCACACCCTCGTTGTCTGATTTGACTGCTTCCAGGAGCAGGGGATTTATCAGTGCCTGCTGAGATTCGGAGTACGACAGCATGATCGCGGCACACTGTTTAGTCAGCAGGTCTTTCTGACCTAAAGCCTGTTCCAGCAAAGCCTGTTCTTCCGGACTGGGCCGATGGTCATAATCGCTGAGTACCAACATCGCATTCTCTTTGGCCTGGGGAGTACTCTGAGGATCGCAGATGATTTTGGTCAATGCGGGATACGAATATCGCCAGGCGGTCCGCAGTGCGGAACGGATTTCCCAGTCCACTTCCCCTTCATCCAGTTGTTTGATGAGTGCGGATACAATCTTCTGGTCCGCCCCGCCGATTTTCTCCAGCAGTTTTGCCGCTTTGAGACTCACTTCAGGATCGGGATCGTTCAAAAGTTTCTGCAGGGAACTGCTGGCCGTGCGGATATACTCGGCCTGATCCAGCAGCGAGACCGCCAGCGATCTGGCCTCTTCGTCATCTTCCGCGAGCACTTTGATCAACGCCTCCGTAGCCGCTTTGGAATCGGGACAGATCTCCTCGAGCGCTTCGGAAATGGCATCGCTCTCATCAGGATAGTTCGAATAGGCGGTCAGCAGTGCAGGCACCGCGGAATCCGCTGCGGCACCAAATTCTCCCAACGCGGAGATATACGCGGTGCGCACATCTTCGGGCGCCTGATCCAGGTGCTTCACCTTATCAATCAGTACCGGCAATCCCTGCTTGATTTTTCGGTTACCAATTGCTTCTGCCACCTCTGCCTGCAATGCTTCGGGACGGGATGCCTTTAACAGGGCCACCAGTTTTTCATCGAGCGCACCGCTGCGTGCGGGATCGTGGCGGGAGAGGAAGATCACAGCCATGCCCCGCAGTTCCTCCGACTGTTGCGGATCGTTCATGATCTCCGTCATTACCTTGACGATCTGCGTCGCCTGATCTTCTGACTTCATGAACGATTCGAGGACCTGCATTACCGATTCGCGAAAGACGGTGCGCTGCCCCGGATCCTGCAGGATCTCAATCAGCGCCGGCAAGGATGCCTGCTTTAACTGCTGCTTCGCCTCATACCGATACCAGGCGTTCTCCGACTGCATCGTCACCAGGGCGCCATACACCTTCAGCTTCGGATCGGTCACATACGCCTTCTCCTGATCCTTCTTATCTGGTTTGGGAATCGCTTTCAGCAGTTTCAGTAATTCTGATTTATCAACCACGCCGATCCTGCGCTGTCGCATCGATCCGTCGACAATCAGCGCAAACGTCGGAATGCTGGTGATATAAAAATGCGAACTCAAATCCGGATTCTCATCGACGTCTACCTGAATCACCGGGTAGCCTTCGTCCTGAAGTTCTTTCACGACCGGCTTCATCATCCGACAGGGGCCACACCAGTCTGCGTAGAAATCGACCAGCTGACCTTTGGATTCAAACGTGTGTGACTGGATGTATTTCCGCGACATATTTGCCACCTGTTCATCCTTGTCATCCACAACATTCAGCAGACCCGCGACGACACGGTTGGGGTCAATCTTTGACGTGACCAGCATGGCGACGGCCATGACGCGCTGATCGCGATCCTTGGCCTTCAGTTCGCTTAATGACCTCCGGAACGTTTCCTCCTGATGTTTGGCGATGACCTTATCGACATAGTCATCACCGGTAGAGTCCTTTTTGGGGGCCGCCTTTTTCTCTGTTTGAGTGACAGGTTCCTGCGCCGGTGCTGGCTCAGACTTTGCCTGACTGGGAGGCGCCTGACTTGCAGGTGTCTGGCTCGCAGGTTTCTGACTGGCGGTGGTTGGTGTCTGTTCAACGGGTTTGGGCTGTTCGCCACACCCGACCAGGAGAATGAGGCCGATGAGCCATCCGGTTTTCTGATACATGATCCATCTCGTTATGCGTTGCCTGGTGAGACAGGCATAATCCTGTCTCTCCAGTAAGTCCGTGCCCGCGGTGACTGTCAGGATGGAGTGCGCTGCATCCTGAAGAGTTCTGCCCAACCGGATGCCTTAGGCACATCTGCACATTTCTAAACATCCGGGAGCAGCATTGATCTATTTCATTATGAAAACTCCTCCCGGGTTCGTCCAGCGTGAACTGAACAAATAGCGAGTATCCGTCTCTAAAACGAAAGTGGGCTCACAGAATAGCCCCAACATGATTCTCAAGTCACACCGGGTCTCAGGCAAACGTAAATGGCAGTCATCTCCAGTCCTCTGCGCGAATTACTTGACCCGGAGGTCCAGTTGCCTGATACTGAAAGCATTCATATCGAAGTTGATTTATATTCAGCATCGCCCCGTTTTCATCCATGGTCAGCAACAGCGGACTGGCTCAACCGTAGTTTGGAGAAACGAGTAATGACGCAACCAACGGAATCTAACGTATCACGACGCGAGTTCATCAAGACCAGCGCGACAACCGGTGCCGCCGCGAGCCTGCTGGCCGCAGCCACAAAGACACGCGCAGCCGATGCGAACAGTCGCTTGCGGATCGGCGTGATTGGCGCAGGGAATCGCGGTTTCAATACACTCACCAAGAAACTCGTCAAACTCCGTGAGCTGGGTCACAACATTGACCTCGTTTCCGTCGCCGATGTCTACTCGGTACATCGCCAGCGGTTTGTCGACTACATCAAGGAACAGACCGGCGTCACGCCGACCACGCACATCGATCATCGCGAGTTGCTGGGCGATAAAGACATCGACGCCGTCGTGATTGGCACCCCCGATCACTGGCACGCCAGAATCACACTGGATGCCCTGGCCGCGGGCAAACACGTTTATTGTGAAAAGCCGATGACGCACACGGTCGAAGAAGCCGCGGAAGTCGTCGCCGCCTGGAAAGCCAGCGACCGCGTGATGCAGGTCGGCGTGCAGTCGACCAGTGCGCCTGTCTGGGACATGGCCCGCGAGAAAATCGACGCCGGCCTGCTGGGTAAAGTCGTCCAGTTCCAGACCGAGTGTGCCCGCAACGGGAAATTCGGCATGTCGCGGCACAACCTGATCACCAAAGAAATGACGCCACAAACGGTCGACTTCCGTCGCTTCCTCGGCGTGGACGAAGGCTTTCATCCCGATGTACCCTTCGACCGTGAGATCTTCGGACAATGGCGCTGCTACTGGGCCTTCGGTTATGGCATGTTCTCCGACCTGTTCGTGCATCGGGTGACCGGCATGTTGAAAGCCACGGGGCTCCGCAAGCCTGGTCGCGTGGTCGGTGGCGGCGGGATCTTTTTTGAATACGATGATCGTGAAGTCACCGACGTGGCATCGATCATCGCCGACTTCCACGAAGGTGTGCAGGGGCTGGTCAGCAGCACCATGGTCAGCGAAGAACGCAAGCTGGATCACATCATTCGCGGCCACAACGGACTGCTGCTGTTCGACAAGAGCTGTTCGGGCAACAGTGGCAAGTGTTCATTTGAGTTTATCCCCGAACGACCGCAGGTCACGCTCAACAGCAATCTCAAACCCGAGACATTCCACGTGCAAACCGATCTCGACATCGTGTCGACTCACTGTGCGAACTGGCTCGACGCCATCCGCTCGGGCAAACCCACATCCGTCAATAACGATCCGGAACTGGGCTCAGCCGCCGTCATGCTTGTCAACCTGGCCGTACGCAGCTACCGCGAAGGCAAGGTGTTCCACGTCGACCGCGACGGACAGGTCAGCGATGGTAACAGCAGCTGGGCGGACGGCTGGGAGAAACTCTCCAAGGCCAAAGCCAAACCCCGCCACGTACCTGGCTGGCACGCGGGCGACACGGGCAGCGTGATGTACCCGCCCGAATACCAGAAGCTCGCCGGCCCCTGGATTGATGGCAAGCCGCCGCAAACATAAAGACCATCGCCATCAAGGCAATCGCTGACCGTTGCTGACACCCACCAGGCTTGAGACAAAACAAAGGACGAGGAACGCATGAAGTGCAACCTACGTATTAACGCCGGAGTGAAACTGCTGGCCCTCTGCTTCGTCTCGCTTAGTCTGCTCCACGCCCCGTTATCGGCTACTGAAACGGAACTGTTCAACGGCCGGGATCTCACCGGCTGGGTCAACGTCAACGGAGCGCCCGACACCTGGCAGGTGCGAGACGCCGCGATTGTCTGCACGGGCGAACCCCGCTGTTTCCTGCGCACGGATCGGATGTATGAAAACTATGTGCTGGAACTGGAGTGCCTGCACGTGAAAACGGGCGGCAATTCCGGTCTGTTCTTCCACGCCGATGCACTACCGCAGATCGGGGCCCCCTATCCGCGTGCCATCGAAGCTCAGTTGCTCGTCGAAGATCATGGCAGTCTGTTTGGAATCCGCGGCGCCTCGCTTGTGCCACTGACCGACCCCGACAAAAAGGGAACCACCGCACGGGCGCGTCCCCTCGAAAAACGCTGTCGACCAGCGGGAAACTGGAACCGGTACGTGCTCACAACCAAAAACGGCACGGTGGAACTGGCCGTCAACGGGAAGGTGGTCACACGTGCGAAACAGACGAGCCTCGTCAAAGGCTATATTGGCCTGCAGGCGGAACACACCGAAGTGCATTTCCGCAACATCCGCATTCGGGAATTACCGTCGAGCAACCCGCCTCCCGAGAAAGTCGCCCAGCCTGACGCAGGCTTTAAGTCGCTGTTCGACGGGCTTACCTTTTCCGGTTGGAACCATCGGCCCGGACACAAGGGGCACTGGGTCGCCCACGACGGCGAAATCCACTACGACGGCAAGGCCGAGTCTAAAAAACGGGCGGACCGCGACCTCTGGACAAAGGACGAATTCGAAGACTTTGTCCTGATCGTCGACTGGCGCCTGTCAGCTGAACCGGAAATGAAGCCGCACCCCATCGTGCTGTTTAACGGCGATTTCCTGATGGAGGCAGACAATCCCCGCCAACGCGTCACCCGCCCGCATCTCGATGCCGGCGACAGCGGCATTTATCTCCGCGGCAGTTCCAAAGCTCAGCTCAACGTCTGGAGCCAGGTCCTCGGTTCCGGCGAAATCAACGGCTACCGCACCGACAAGACGATGCCCCCCGAAGTCCGTCGCGCGTGCATCCCTATCAAAAACGCAGATCGTCCCCTCGGCCAGTGGAACCGCTTCGAGATCACCATGCGCGGCGATCGTGTATCAGTGGTCCTTAACGGAACCACTGTCATCGAAGGTGCGCAGCTTCCGGGTATTCCTCCAAACGGCCCCATCGCCCTGCAGCACCACAACGACCCCGTCGAGTTCCGCAATCTGTTTATCAAACCGTTGAAGTAACAGCCCCCGCATACAGGCTGTTCACAGACAGGATACCTGCTATGAGTGATAATCTTTCCTGGCACCTCAGGTTCGCGCTGCTGTTTAGTATCCTCTCGACATCAGCAACATACCTGGCTGCTGCGGAACCGACGTCTGCTCAAAAACAGCTGCCGCGGTCCCACGCTGAGCAGTGGCAGAACTTCAAGCAGGCAGACCGTATCACAGACCTGACCCGCTGCCTCCCGGCCGACGCACTTTCTGATCGTCGTCAGCATGACAAATGGAAAGTGTTCGAATACGAGACGGCTGACTTCTCGGGAAAATGCATCTCGGTCGGACGTGAGTCCTCGGCACCGGACCTGACCTTAAAGCTCAACAAACAAGGCTGGCACGCCGTCTATATCGGGCTGAGTTCGATCACCGATCTCGTGCGCCCCGCGAAAAACATTGTGGAAGTGAAATTCACCAGCGCCCCGGCTTACACCCGGCTGAGCAATCGACTCGACCTGGGTCCCCAACGCCGGGATGTGCTGGAAGAAGTATTTCTGGGCACCGCAGACCTGACCAATAACGACTTACAGTTCTCTACCGTGTATCACATGCCGGCGCGGATTCATTACGTCAAAACCATTCCACTGACCGACGAGGAAGTCGCTCGGTTAAATGCTGATCGGACTCAACAGAAAACCAAAACAGCGGTCGCCACGTTTGATGGCTACACCTGGATTCACCCGTTCCGTCCTCAGAATCGCGCCGATCTCGCGGCGACATTTTCCGCTTACCGCGACAGTGATTTCAAGACCTGGTGGTTTCAGGTGGGAGGCGCGGATCTCGTTCATCACCCGAGCCAGGTGGGAAACCTGATGGGAGCACAGCTGGATACCTTCCCGCGGGAAGTCGATCGCGAGTATGTCGAATCGGTTCGCCATCTGCATCAGCAGGGAATTGACCCTCTGAAAGTGGCTGTGGAAGAAGCACACCGTCAACAGGCGGAAATCCTCATCTGCCTGCGAGCTGCCGGCTGGAAGGCAGCACCGCCGTGGGAGGAGTTCTTCATGAGTGAATTTTACGAAGCACATCCCGAATGGCGCTGCATCGATTACGACGGAACGCCCACCATGCATCTCAGCTACGCCGCAGAGGAAGTTCAGGACCATCTGATCGAAGTCTACCGCGAAGCACTGCAGCGAGGCGCAGACGGGGCCGGCTTTCTCTTTCATCGCGGCATGCCCATGATTTTATGGGAAGAACCGTTCTGTCAGCGGTTCATCAAAGAATACGGAAACGATCCCCGCCAGCTGGCCGAAGACGACCCACGCGTGCTCCAGCTGCGGGCGACGATTGTCACGGAGTTCATGCGCAAAATTCGCAAGCTGCTGGATGAGGTTGCGACTCAGCGCGGTACACCCATTCGCCGCCTTAAACTGGCCGTTTCCACTTTTTCCACCCCCGCAGATAATCGGAAGTTCGGACTGGATGTGGAACGCTGGATTGAAGAAAAACTGATCGACCAGATCGGCATCGCCTGGTTCGCGTATTATACCAGCGGACTGAAATCCAGGTCGGGCGACACGGCTTACTACGCCCGCATCACCGAGGGAACCGATGTGAAAATCTTCCCTTTCTACATCGGCTGGAAAATGGAAAGTGCGGACAGCCTGCTGAAGTCGGTCACGGGGGACTATGAAAATGGGGCCGATGGAATCGCCGTCTGGGATCCAAATCAGTTCGTCACCTGGCAAAAGGGGCGCCATCCTTACTGGCCGCTCGTTTCAAAACTCGGTCATCGCCAGCAAATCAGCGCCGGCTCATTCATCTTCAAACCCACTGCCATCCCCCTGACCAGACTGGGCGAAAATTATTACAGCCGCTGGTACCCGAATACCGGGTTTTAAAGACTTGCTCTCTTCTCCAGTCGCATCGCCGATTCACATCACACTTTGCTTGACCCTGCGGTGCCGTTGGTTGATACTGAAGTAAACACACCACACCAAAAATTCTCAGAGGATGAACCATGCCGTCAGCCAACGTTGCGCTCGCTTTATCTGCCAGAACCCGCACAACGCGTTTTCTGTTTCTCTTCGCTCTGCTCACATTCGTCTGCGGATTGACCACGCTCTGCTGCACTGCATCTGCCGTCGCCGCGGAAAAATCAAACGATCCCAACATTATCTACATCCTGGCCGATGACATGGGCTACGGCGATATCAAGGCGCTCAACCCGGAATGTAAAATCGCCACCCCGCACCTGGATCAGCTGGCGCGCGGCGGCATGGTTTTTACCGACGCCCATACCAGTTCCTCCGTCTGCACGCCCACCCGTTATGGCGTGCTCACCGGTCGCTACAACTGGCGCTCCCGCCTGAAGAGCGGCGTGCTCTGGGGACTCTCCCGGCGGCTGATTGAACAGGACCGCATGACGGTTCCTTCCATGCTCAAGCTGCATGGCTACTATACCGCCGCGGTCGGAAAGTGGCACCTGGGTATGGACTGGACGCTCAAGGACGGCGGCATCGCCACCGAGAAATCGTATAACAAAAAAACCAATCCCGGCTGGGACGTCGATTACTCCAAACCGATTCAGAACGGTCCCAACAGTGTCGGCTTCGACTACTTCTATGGCATCAGCGCCTCACTCGACATGCCCCCCTATGTCTATATTGAAAATAACAAGAGCCAGGGCATCCCCACTGTCACCAAGGCTTTCTTTCGGGATGGCCCCGCCCACAAAGATTTCGAAGCCATCGACGTGCTGCCCCGCATCACTGAGAAAACCGTCCAGATCATCGACGAACACGCGGCCGCTTCTAAAAAAGGCAAGCCGTTCTTCATCTACTTCCCCCTCAACGCTCCACACACACCCATCCTGCCCACACCCGAATGGCAGGGAAAAAGCGGCATCAACGCCTACTGCGATTTCGTCATGCAGGTCGATGACACCGTCGGTCAGGTAATGCAGGCGCTCAAAAAACAGGGCATCCATGAAAACACGCTCGTCATCTTCACCGCAGACAACGGCTGCTCCCCCGCAGCTAACTTCAAAGAGATGGCCGACAAAGATCATCAGCCCAGCTACCGTTTCCGGGGCCACAAGGCTGACATCTACGAAGGCGGACATCGCGTCCCCTTCATCGCCAACTGGCCGGCCCGTGTCAAAGCCGGCACGCACTCCGATCAGCTGATCTGTCTGACCGACCTGATGGCCACCGCCGCGGACATCGTCGGTGCGAAGCTGCCCGATAACGCGGGTGAAGACAGCGTCAGCATCCTGCCCGCACTGGAAGGCAAAGACACGCAGCCCCTCCGCGAAGCCGCCGTGCATCATTCGATTCGCGGGGCCTTCTCGATCCGTAAAGATCACTGGAAGCTCGAACTTTGTCCCGGCTCGGGAGGCTGGAGCTTCCCCAAGCCGGGCAAAGACGATCTCAGTCAGCTCCCCCCCATCCAGCTCTATGATCTGAATATGGATCTGAATGAACAGAAAAATCTGCAGTCCGAATACCCCGAAGTCGTGAAAGAATTGACCGACCTGCTGCAGAGCTATGTGGACCGTGGTCGCTCGACTCCGGGAGCCCCCCAGGAAAACAACGGGGACGTCGATATCTTCGAAGCAGGCAAGTCCGCTCAGAAAATGAAACGACCGCAGACAAAGAAACCGGCGAAAGCCAAGTCATAATGGGCAGGAGCGATCCGGTGGCGCTGTTGGCTCGCATTCCCCCAGAAGAATGGGTGGGCTCGAATGCAATTCGGGCCGAGCGCAGCGAGCAGGAGGTCACAGCGCACTCATACAATTCACGACAGACGATCCGATAAGATCAGGCATATTATTGAACCTGTCCCAGTCTCCCCTGCGACCTCCTGTTGCCTGCGGCAATATCGGATTACATCCGATACCACCCGGAGTTGATTGAGCGAGCCACAAGTCGAGTATTTATCTACTTTCATAACAATAACTTAGAGCCAACCGCCGCTGTCTCAGACCTCCTGCAATCCGGGAAAAAACTTGAATTCCGGCCCTGGTCGGGTTATCTTAAAAGCTTGATTCTCTCTCCGGGAAACAACAACACATTCCCCTGAAAACACATTCAGCCCGTCAGGCAGTGGTGTCTGACTACCGTCCCTCCGATATCGGCGGTTCTGACGGACCGGCATTACTTTCAATCTTCTCATCAGGTCGCTTTCCAGGTCGCCAACAGCCTTGGAATTACCGCCTGTCAGGAATTGAACGCGTATGTATGGTTCTCAAGTGCCACGAGCTCTCTACGCAGGTCTCTCACTGATCAGTGCACTCACGCTGAGCACCTGGTCTGCCAGCGCAGCACCAGTGCCCGCAGACAAACCGGCTGCCGGCGCCAAGATTGATTTTGAAAAATCGATCCGCCCGCTCTTCGTCAAACATTGTCAGGACTGTCACGGTCCCGATGCCCGCGAAGGGGGACTGCGGCTGACCAGTCGTAAAAATCTGCTGCTCCGAAACGATTCCGGTGAGCCCGCTATCATCTCGGGTAAAAGCGACCAGAGCGTACTCATGCATCGCGTCGCGTCAAAAGACGACAGCGAACAGATGCCCCCCTCGGATGCAGGCGAGCGTCTCACCGCAGAAGAAATCGCCACACTCAAACAGTGGATCGATCAGGGAGCCGACTGGCCCACCGAATCGGAAGAACCCAAACACTGGGCCTACGTGCCCCCCGTGAAACAACCACTGCCGAAAGTCAAAGGCACGCCGCGCGTGAACAATGCCATTGATGCCTTCGTGGTCGAGAAACTGCAGCAGCAGAATCCTGCGTTGCAACAGGCGCAGCTGGCCGAACCCGCCCGGCTGCTGCGTCGCGTTTCCCTGGATCTGATCGGCCTGCCTCCCACACCGGAACAGGTCGCTGCTTTCGAAAAAGATCCTTCACCGGCCGCCTATGAAAAGTATGTCGACAATCTTCTGAAGTCACCCCGCTACGGCGAAAAGTGGGCCCGCCAGTGGCTCGACCTGGCTCGCTATGCGGACTCGAACGGCTTCCAGGCTGATCAGCTGCGCGAGATGTGGCTTTACCGGGACTGGGTGATCAACGCCCTCAACCGGGACATGCCCTTCAATCAGTTTACCATTCAACAGATCGCCGGCGACCTGATACCCGACGCGAGTCTCGATCAGAAAATCGCCACCGGCTTTCATCGCTGCACCACCTGTAATGTGGAAGCGGGCGTCGATCCCGAAGAGAACCGCGTCAATCAGATCTTCGATCGGGTTAACACCACCGGCATGGTCTGGCTCGGCACCACCTTCGAATGTGCCCAGTGCCACAATCACAAATACGACCCGTTCACACAACAGGACTACTACCAGATCTTTGCTTTCTTCAATAACACGCCGCTGGAAGTGAAGCAGGTGGGTAAAAGTGTGACCTTTGATGTCACCGGCCCCAAACTGATGGTGCCCCTCAGTAAAACAGATCAACAACAGAAAGATCAGCTGACCAAAGAGCGCCTGGCCCTGCAAAAGCAGCTCAATCAGCGACAGAAGCAACTCGAAACCGGGTATCCGGCCTGGGAAGAAGCAACGCTCGCCCTGTTGGAAAACTCTGAAGAGGGGAGCAAGGTTCCCGACAACATCCGTAAAATTCTGAACACGGAATCCGACAAACGGACTGCCAAACAGACCAAAGCCCTGACCGCCTACCAGCGGGAACAGGATCCGGATTTCGCCGCTCTGACCGAACAGTTGAACGAGATCCGCCAGCAGCTGAATGCTCTTGAGCCGGACACATCTCTGGTGATGGTCGAAATGGACAAGCCCCGGATGAACAACATCTTCAAGCGGGGTAACTTCCTCGACAAGGGTGCCCAGGTCAAACCGCAGACACCCGAGTCCCTGCATCCACTCCAGGCAGAAGACACGCCCAACCGGCTCGCCTTCGCGAAGTGGCTTGTCGCTCCGGAGAATCCGCTGGTCGCCCGTGTGACTGTCAATCGCTGGTGGTCGCAGTTCTTCGGACAGGGGATCGTCGCCACCCAGGAAGATTTCGGCAGCCAGGGTGATCCCCCCACGCATCCCGCACTGCTCGACTGGCTGGCCGTCGAATTCATGGAACACAACTGGTCGATGAAACACGTGCATAAACTGATCGTGATGTCCGCCACGTATCAGCAGTCATCGAAGATCACTCCCGCACTGCTTGAAGCCGATCCTTACAATAAACTGCTGACCCGCGGCCCCCGCCTGCGACTCTCGGCGGAAACCATTCGCGATAACGCACTGGCCATCAGCGGTCTGCTCTCTACCAAAATGGGAGGCCCGCCTGTCTATCCGCCGCAACCCCAGGGACTCTGGCGGCACGTGGGTCGCAATGCTCCGAAATACAATACTTCCACTGAAGAAGATCGCTTCCGCCGAGGCGTGTATGTGATCTGGCGACGCAGTGCCCCCTACCCGAGTTTCACGAACTTTGATGCTCCCGACCGGGGTGCCTGCACGATCAATCGCTCGCGGACCAACACGCCACTCCAGGCACTGACCCTGCTCAACGACCCGGCGTATATTGAGATCGCCACCGGCCTGGCCCGACGACTGGCAACACACGGCATGAACGATGGTATGACCGACCGGGAACGAATCGCGTACGCGTTCCGCCTCTGTGTGGCCCGTCATCCTCAGGATGTGGAAGTCGATCACCTCACAAAAGTCTTCGAACAGGAACTGAAACATTTCCAGGACCACCCCCAGGCAGCCCAGAAACTGATCTCTGCCAAAGACCGCCCCGAAGGTGTCGGTGCATCCCGCATGGCGGCCTGGCTGTATGTTGCCAACATCCTGCTCAATCTCGACGAAACAATCACCAAGGGATAATCATGAGGGATAATCATGAACGAGCACATGCAACAACTGTTGAATTATACCCGTCGTGAATTCTTTCAACGGGCCGGCATGGGTGTCGGAGGAGCGGCTTTAACCACACTGCTCGCGAACGACCTGCTGGGAAACATCCCCACTGCCGTGAATCCGATGGCAGCCCGCGAATCGCATTTCACGCCCAAAGCGAAAAATGTGATCTTCCTGC
This is a stretch of genomic DNA from Gimesia chilikensis. It encodes these proteins:
- a CDS encoding PSD1 and planctomycete cytochrome C domain-containing protein — protein: MYGSQVPRALYAGLSLISALTLSTWSASAAPVPADKPAAGAKIDFEKSIRPLFVKHCQDCHGPDAREGGLRLTSRKNLLLRNDSGEPAIISGKSDQSVLMHRVASKDDSEQMPPSDAGERLTAEEIATLKQWIDQGADWPTESEEPKHWAYVPPVKQPLPKVKGTPRVNNAIDAFVVEKLQQQNPALQQAQLAEPARLLRRVSLDLIGLPPTPEQVAAFEKDPSPAAYEKYVDNLLKSPRYGEKWARQWLDLARYADSNGFQADQLREMWLYRDWVINALNRDMPFNQFTIQQIAGDLIPDASLDQKIATGFHRCTTCNVEAGVDPEENRVNQIFDRVNTTGMVWLGTTFECAQCHNHKYDPFTQQDYYQIFAFFNNTPLEVKQVGKSVTFDVTGPKLMVPLSKTDQQQKDQLTKERLALQKQLNQRQKQLETGYPAWEEATLALLENSEEGSKVPDNIRKILNTESDKRTAKQTKALTAYQREQDPDFAALTEQLNEIRQQLNALEPDTSLVMVEMDKPRMNNIFKRGNFLDKGAQVKPQTPESLHPLQAEDTPNRLAFAKWLVAPENPLVARVTVNRWWSQFFGQGIVATQEDFGSQGDPPTHPALLDWLAVEFMEHNWSMKHVHKLIVMSATYQQSSKITPALLEADPYNKLLTRGPRLRLSAETIRDNALAISGLLSTKMGGPPVYPPQPQGLWRHVGRNAPKYNTSTEEDRFRRGVYVIWRRSAPYPSFTNFDAPDRGACTINRSRTNTPLQALTLLNDPAYIEIATGLARRLATHGMNDGMTDRERIAYAFRLCVARHPQDVEVDHLTKVFEQELKHFQDHPQAAQKLISAKDRPEGVGASRMAAWLYVANILLNLDETITKG
- a CDS encoding sulfatase family protein; protein product: MPSANVALALSARTRTTRFLFLFALLTFVCGLTTLCCTASAVAAEKSNDPNIIYILADDMGYGDIKALNPECKIATPHLDQLARGGMVFTDAHTSSSVCTPTRYGVLTGRYNWRSRLKSGVLWGLSRRLIEQDRMTVPSMLKLHGYYTAAVGKWHLGMDWTLKDGGIATEKSYNKKTNPGWDVDYSKPIQNGPNSVGFDYFYGISASLDMPPYVYIENNKSQGIPTVTKAFFRDGPAHKDFEAIDVLPRITEKTVQIIDEHAAASKKGKPFFIYFPLNAPHTPILPTPEWQGKSGINAYCDFVMQVDDTVGQVMQALKKQGIHENTLVIFTADNGCSPAANFKEMADKDHQPSYRFRGHKADIYEGGHRVPFIANWPARVKAGTHSDQLICLTDLMATAADIVGAKLPDNAGEDSVSILPALEGKDTQPLREAAVHHSIRGAFSIRKDHWKLELCPGSGGWSFPKPGKDDLSQLPPIQLYDLNMDLNEQKNLQSEYPEVVKELTDLLQSYVDRGRSTPGAPQENNGDVDIFEAGKSAQKMKRPQTKKPAKAKS